The Fusarium falciforme chromosome 12, complete sequence DNA window AGACCGGATCCCGCATGGCCTTGCTGCCATCCTTGACTTCAGATGGAACCAGCTTTTGCTTGTCCAATTTGTAGGCGAGCAATTGTTTGACGACTGAGAGGTGCCCCTCGCCAGCAGCCCATGAGAGAGATGTCCTGCGATTGTTGTCGGTATGGTCGAGATCGGCACCCTGTTTCAACAGCAAACTGACACGTTCTTCGCTACCATTCGCTGCAGCCCAAGACAGAGGACTACGATCTGACTTGTTCTTGGAATCATGTTGAGCACCTTCATCCAGCAACAATGAAACGACTTCGACTTGACCGCTTCCTGCGGCCCAAGAGAGAGGTGTCCCGTGGTTGTTGTCGGCGCAGTCTATAAGGGCGCGCCGTTTCAACAACAAACCCACGCATTCCTTGCCGCCGTTTGCTGCAGATCATATATATCTAGATGATTTCTAGGGATAGATGCATCTGGAACACAGGTCTTGATAGTTTATGATTCCTCGCGCCTGCTATCGTTCATCTCTTTGATATGTATTGCCATTGCCTATCAGGTGACTACTTCCAAGTTGGTTTGGTCGGCGATAACACGGCAGTTGCCCAGGTGCGTCCATGATTGTGCTTTGTCTTTGGGGGCAGAAGAGTCCAGATAATTAGACTTGCCTCGAGAATGATACACCTTCACTTCATCTAGGCACATTTCGTCCAGAATTTGCCAGATCCTTCGACCATTCTTGAGTCCACCAGAAACAACCAGCCCAGGTTGGTGATAATCCCAGGCGGTCTAGGTGCCCTTTCCTTCCTCCACAACCGCAACTTGCACGCGATATCAGCCATGCTACTATACTTAGACAAACAATAGTTTTCCTGCTGAGCGGCCACTGGAGGCGGTTGCTATAACTACCACCATTGCCAGACTAGCATCGGGGTGGTTTATCTCTCCAAACCGTGAGACTCCCGAAAACTCCTCAGTGATGTTTGCCGTGACGGACCAGGTTTGGTTTGctccgacgacgagagcTGAAACAAGGACACCATCAACGTATACCTCCAAGTCCAAAGATGCTCCTTCGTGTCCGTCGTGCGATGCAACACGACCGTTGATGTATACAGCGTTTGCTCCAACGCGTTGGCCATGAGCAGAAAGATCGGGGGCTGCCTTACCCTGGGTAGGCTCTTGCCTCTCTTCGTACTGAATCTGATCCGTCTCCAAGGGAGGTGTACGCCGGGGTGCAAAACGAGGCGAGACATGGGCTTGTTCAAAGGCATACCCATAACTCAACAGAGACACGTCATCGTAAGCCTTGGACGCAAAGGTCAGACCAACCGGCATCTGTGTGTCCTTCATCGTACCCATGGTGACCGTGACGGTAGGCACTCCAAGCTGGCGAATAGCAAAATTGCCCAAGGACCTAGCAACACCGTTGCGCCAGGTCAAGGCTGCAGCTTGCTCGTCCACTTCGGCGGCTGCGCGTCCGACATCACCCGCGGCAGGCCAGACAAGAAAGTCAAGACCTTTCTGGTCCATCCAGTCTTCGAGGTCCCTCTTTCTGCGATCCTCAAGAGAATGAAGCCACTCGCTGAAGCCAGGGACTTCTACAATTGGGCCTCTCCTGTTCTTTGCATCTTTGACCGCAGCGGCATTACCACTCGTTCGGTTGTTGAATGTGTTTCCGTATCGGTCAGGGAGTGTTCCGGGGATCTGAGGGAAGATGAGGGCTGGATCAATATCGCCAAGTTGGACAACGCTTGAAGAATCATTGACGTAGTGTAGAAAGTCATCCCAGGCCAGAGCACCAAAATCCGAAGGGCCGGAACTGCCATTATAATAGGCCGGAAGAGGATAATCGCTGTTGACCTCATTTCGAGTCGGGGCAACCTCAAAGTTACTAACTAGCGGGAAATCGACTTCTTCGATTGTCGCGCCAAGATACTCCAGTGTCTTTCGGGCCTCTTCCCAGAGATCAATGACTGATGGGTGAATGTACACCGGTTGAGACACGGCATCTCTCTTTCCGAGAAACATGCTTGGAATGCCAATATGCTTCCCTCTAATGGAGGAGTCGTTTGCGAGTGACAGGAAGGATTTGGGTCGAATGCCTTGGACGTTTGGAAGTTGAACAAAGGGTTGTGACCTCCACAGGTCTCCAGTTGTCTCATTATCTGGGACAAACAAAACGTCAAGCACGGCGAGAAGGTCATGTAACGTTCTGGTATGAGGCACGACCACATCTGCCGATGGAGATAGAGGCCAATTACCCCGAATTGAGAGCATGCCTCTTGAGGGAGTATAGGCCACAAGTCCGTTGTTGGATGCAGGGGATCGCCCTGATGAGACGGTTTCTTCGGCCATGCCGAACACAGCCATGCTGGAAGCAGTGGAGACGCCGCAGCCATTGGAAGAGCCAGAACCCATAGCAGCCGCAAGATACTCTGGGTTGTAAGGACTTTCTGCTCTTCCGTACAACCCTCGCTGCATGCCTCCGTTAGCCATGGGAGGCATATTGGTTTTGCCCAAGACGATACCTCCAGCAGCGCGAAGCACCTCGACTGCAAAGGCATCATCGTGTGCCGTGAGGTTCTGGAATGCAGGTGAACCAGCGGCGACTGGCAATCCCTTCACCATGTAGCTGTCCTTGACGGTAAAGGGCAAGCCTTCTATGAGAGACCGGATAGAACCATTGTTGCCAGCTCTCCAATCATCAGAGGCCTGTGCTTCTTCAAAAGCATTGATGCTGAGTACGGGAATGGCGTTGAGATGCACACCTCTCCGGTCGTAGTGAGCAACTCTATTCAAATGCTTCGCCAGGAGCTGAACTGCATTGATGCGACCCGAGGTCAATGCCTCCTGTAACTCGGAGATGGAAGCTTCAACAATGCTGAGACTCTGCCCACAGACTCGTCAATATCAAAAAGCAGAAAACAGCTGATCAGATACACCTACCTGCACACCTTGAGGAGTCAAC harbors:
- a CDS encoding Amidase domain-containing protein, giving the protein MKMICTIQSIFTLCLVNLLLLTPQGVQSLSIVEASISELQEALTSGRINAVQLLAKHLNRVAHYDRRGVHLNAIPVLSINAFEEAQASDDWRAGNNGSIRSLIEGLPFTVKDSYMVKGLPVAAGSPAFQNLTAHDDAFAVEVLRAAGGIVLGKTNMPPMANGGMQRGLYGRAESPYNPEYLAAAMGSGSSNGCGVSTASSMAVFGMAEETVSSGRSPASNNGLVAYTPSRGMLSIRGNWPLSPSADVVVPHTRTLHDLLAVLDVLFVPDNETTGDLWRSQPFVQLPNVQGIRPKSFLSLANDSSIRGKHIGIPSMFLGKRDAVSQPVYIHPSVIDLWEEARKTLEYLGATIEEVDFPLVSNFEVAPTRNEVNSDYPLPAYYNGSSGPSDFGALAWDDFLHYVNDSSSVVQLGDIDPALIFPQIPGTLPDRYGNTFNNRTSGNAAAVKDAKNRRGPIVEVPGFSEWLHSLEDRRKRDLEDWMDQKGLDFLVWPAAGDVGRAAAEVDEQAAALTWRNGVARSLGNFAIRQLGVPTVTVTMGTMKDTQMPVGLTFASKAYDDVSLLSYGYAFEQAHVSPRFAPRRTPPLETDQIQYEERQEPTQGKAAPDLSAHGQRVGANAVYINGRVASHDGHEGASLDLEVYVDGVLVSALVVGANQTWSVTANITEEFSGVSRFGEINHPDASLAMVVVIATASSGRSAGKLLFV